Proteins from a genomic interval of Sphingopyxis sp. QXT-31:
- a CDS encoding site-specific DNA-methyltransferase: MGVMERVKAPAVKQRAAKIAPADLPLDSILQGDCVEMMRSLPAASVDMIFADPPYNLQLGGDLHRPDGSQVDAVNDEWDKFDSLATYDRFTHAWLKEAKRILKPGGSIWVIGSYHNIFRVGTALQDNGYWILNDIVWRKANPMPNFKGTRFTNAHETLIWASMGEKARYTFNYRAMKTLNDELQMRSDWLIPICGGQERLKKGGTKVHPTQKPEALLYRILLACSNPGDVVLDPFFGTGTTGAVAKRLGRHFIGIEREDDYIAAALERIEMALPLDESAVKTMMAPKAATRVAFGTLVECGMIAPGSELTDTKRRWKATVRVDGSLDCEGQPAGSIHKVGAGVQGAPSCNGWTFWHVDTGKELRVIDAVRQDWLLANEA; the protein is encoded by the coding sequence ATGGGTGTGATGGAACGGGTCAAGGCACCCGCGGTTAAGCAGCGCGCGGCCAAGATCGCGCCGGCCGACCTGCCGCTCGACAGCATCCTGCAGGGCGACTGCGTCGAAATGATGCGTTCGCTGCCCGCCGCGTCGGTCGACATGATCTTCGCCGACCCGCCGTACAACCTCCAGCTCGGCGGCGACCTCCACCGTCCCGACGGCAGCCAGGTCGACGCGGTCAACGACGAATGGGACAAGTTCGACAGTCTCGCGACCTACGACCGTTTCACCCACGCCTGGCTCAAGGAAGCCAAGCGCATCCTGAAACCCGGCGGCAGCATCTGGGTGATCGGCAGCTATCACAATATCTTCCGCGTCGGCACCGCGCTGCAGGACAATGGCTATTGGATCCTCAACGACATCGTCTGGCGCAAGGCGAACCCGATGCCCAATTTCAAGGGCACCCGTTTCACCAACGCGCATGAGACGTTGATCTGGGCTTCGATGGGCGAAAAGGCGCGCTACACCTTCAACTATCGCGCGATGAAGACGCTCAACGACGAATTGCAGATGCGCAGCGATTGGCTGATCCCGATCTGCGGCGGGCAGGAGCGGCTGAAAAAGGGTGGGACCAAGGTTCATCCGACGCAGAAGCCTGAGGCCTTGCTCTATCGCATCCTGCTCGCCTGCTCGAACCCCGGCGACGTGGTGCTCGATCCCTTCTTCGGCACCGGCACGACGGGCGCGGTCGCCAAGCGCCTCGGCCGCCACTTCATCGGCATCGAGCGCGAGGATGATTATATCGCCGCGGCGTTGGAGCGCATCGAAATGGCGCTGCCGCTCGACGAGAGCGCGGTGAAGACGATGATGGCGCCGAAGGCCGCGACGCGTGTCGCGTTCGGAACATTGGTCGAATGCGGCATGATCGCGCCGGGGTCGGAGCTGACCGATACCAAACGCCGCTGGAAAGCGACGGTGCGCGTCGACGGCAGCCTCGACTGCGAGGGCCAGCCCGCGGGGTCGATCCACAAGGTCGGCGCGGGGGTGCAGGGCGCGCCGAGTTGCAACGGCTGGACCTTCTGGCACGTCGATACGGGCAAGGAACTCCGCGTGATCGACGCGGTGCGGCAGGATTGGCTGCTGGCCAACGAGGCGTAG
- the folP gene encoding dihydropteroate synthase: MFAPLTKPDLGSASPDARIYCRPTCFVDRPHELDDACLRIADTMVWFAAWHISLRDAGPIKSAIVTIPEFADWVAAMPDHLVEMAGRQRAGVLRPRGALQLGERVVRLNEPQLMGILNVTPDSFSDGGKHVDSAAAIDAGFAMASAGAAIIDVGGESTRPGAPLIWEGDEIQRVEAVVSGLAKGGVAVSIDTRKAAVMEAALAAGATIVNDISALRYDDRAMEVVAAAGCPVVLMHAPAAKSDPHEGGGYDHVLLDVYDLLAERVAACIAGGIDPAKIVVDPGLGFGKGVGDNLALVGGLALLHTLGCPILFGASRKRMIGALDNEAPADQRLGGTVALHYQAAAQGAQLLRVHDIAENRQALRIWRGLRDAALTG, encoded by the coding sequence ATGTTTGCACCACTGACCAAGCCCGATCTCGGCAGCGCCTCGCCCGATGCGCGCATCTATTGCCGGCCGACCTGCTTCGTCGATCGCCCGCACGAACTCGACGACGCCTGTCTGCGCATCGCCGACACGATGGTCTGGTTCGCGGCGTGGCACATCAGCCTGCGCGACGCGGGCCCGATTAAATCGGCGATCGTCACCATCCCCGAATTTGCCGACTGGGTCGCAGCGATGCCCGACCATCTGGTCGAGATGGCGGGCCGACAACGCGCCGGTGTGCTCCGCCCGCGCGGCGCGCTCCAGCTCGGAGAGCGGGTGGTGCGGCTCAACGAACCGCAATTGATGGGAATTCTCAACGTCACCCCCGACAGCTTCTCCGACGGCGGCAAGCATGTGGACAGCGCCGCGGCGATCGATGCAGGGTTCGCCATGGCGTCGGCGGGCGCCGCGATCATTGATGTCGGCGGGGAATCGACGCGGCCCGGTGCGCCGCTCATATGGGAAGGCGACGAGATCCAGCGGGTCGAAGCCGTGGTTTCGGGCCTGGCCAAGGGCGGCGTTGCAGTATCGATCGACACGCGCAAGGCCGCGGTGATGGAGGCGGCGCTTGCCGCCGGCGCGACCATCGTCAACGATATCTCGGCGCTGCGCTACGACGACCGCGCGATGGAGGTCGTCGCGGCCGCCGGCTGCCCGGTGGTGCTGATGCACGCTCCCGCGGCGAAGAGCGACCCGCACGAGGGCGGCGGCTACGACCATGTCCTCCTCGACGTCTACGACCTGCTCGCCGAGCGCGTCGCGGCGTGCATAGCGGGCGGCATCGACCCCGCGAAGATCGTCGTCGATCCGGGGCTCGGCTTCGGCAAGGGGGTCGGCGATAATCTGGCGCTGGTGGGCGGCCTCGCGCTGCTCCACACGCTCGGTTGCCCGATCCTGTTCGGAGCGAGCCGCAAACGCATGATCGGCGCGCTCGACAACGAAGCGCCCGCCGACCAGCGGCTGGGCGGCACGGTGGCGCTGCACTATCAGGCGGCGGCGCAGGGCGCACAGCTGCTGCGCGTCCACGACATCGCCGAGAACCGGCAGGCGCTGCGCATATGGCGCGGGCTGCGGGACGCGGCGCTGACCGGGTGA
- a CDS encoding sigma-54-dependent transcriptional regulator — translation MASARDTRMVMIVDSEPAQQRFLSALVSRGGWRSVAATDTDTALAKLGTQEGMALDAVLVDQGAPGMDMAEFVAELRRWRPALPLIVITMRNGVEVAVAAMRAGATDFVQKPIAPDRLLSALDRIATQSGPQGELRPLTEKLRAPLAFEEIIGSSPNFRSALAIAAKAARARVPVMINGKPGTGKEVFARAIHSASPRARGALVMVDCSAVSPGLIGSGLFGHERGAFPGAFDRQVGRLVQADGGSIIIDHVECIPLETQAKLVEFLNSGEVQMIGGSIRQSVDVRIIATSASPLDKLIEAGHFREDLFYALSSAQFTLPSLSERRGDVGPLARHLLARIGGLPGMGPIGVTDDALRLLAAYAWPGNVRQLQDVLFRASVGSETDVLTSADFRTIEAALGGSSMAAGQGEIAINGEAIGVTLYLPDGNLRPLEEIEADVIRLAIGHYRGRMSEVARRLGIGRSTLYRKLSDLGIDTAA, via the coding sequence ATGGCGAGTGCGCGCGACACACGGATGGTGATGATCGTCGACAGCGAACCGGCGCAGCAGCGCTTCCTGTCGGCGCTCGTCTCGCGCGGGGGCTGGCGCAGCGTCGCCGCGACGGACACCGACACCGCGCTCGCCAAGCTCGGCACGCAGGAAGGCATGGCGCTCGACGCGGTGCTGGTCGACCAAGGCGCGCCGGGCATGGACATGGCCGAATTCGTCGCCGAACTGCGGCGCTGGCGTCCCGCGCTGCCGCTGATCGTCATCACGATGCGCAACGGGGTCGAGGTCGCGGTCGCCGCGATGCGCGCGGGCGCAACCGACTTCGTCCAGAAACCGATCGCCCCCGACCGGCTGCTGAGCGCGCTCGATCGCATCGCGACGCAAAGCGGCCCGCAGGGCGAACTGCGCCCGCTCACCGAAAAATTGCGCGCACCGCTGGCGTTCGAGGAAATCATCGGGTCTAGCCCCAATTTCCGCAGCGCGCTCGCGATCGCCGCCAAGGCCGCGCGCGCGCGCGTGCCGGTGATGATCAACGGCAAGCCCGGCACCGGCAAGGAAGTCTTCGCGCGCGCGATCCATAGCGCCAGCCCGCGCGCTCGCGGGGCGCTGGTGATGGTCGATTGCTCGGCGGTATCGCCGGGGCTGATCGGGTCGGGGCTGTTCGGGCACGAACGCGGCGCTTTCCCGGGCGCGTTCGACCGCCAGGTCGGGCGGCTGGTGCAGGCCGACGGCGGCAGCATCATCATCGACCATGTCGAATGCATCCCGCTCGAGACGCAGGCGAAGCTTGTCGAATTTTTGAATTCGGGCGAGGTCCAGATGATCGGCGGCAGCATCCGCCAGAGCGTCGACGTGCGCATCATCGCGACCAGCGCCAGCCCGCTCGACAAGCTGATCGAGGCCGGCCACTTCCGCGAGGATCTGTTCTACGCGCTGTCGAGCGCGCAATTCACCCTGCCCTCGCTGTCCGAGCGCCGCGGCGACGTCGGCCCGCTCGCGCGCCATCTTCTCGCGCGGATCGGCGGGCTGCCGGGCATGGGGCCGATCGGGGTCACCGACGATGCGCTGCGCCTGCTCGCCGCTTACGCCTGGCCGGGCAATGTCCGCCAGTTGCAGGACGTCTTGTTCCGCGCCTCGGTCGGCAGCGAGACCGACGTTCTCACCAGCGCAGATTTCCGTACAATCGAAGCCGCGCTCGGCGGCAGCAGCATGGCGGCGGGCCAGGGCGAGATCGCAATCAACGGCGAGGCGATCGGGGTCACGCTGTATCTCCCCGATGGCAATCTGCGTCCGCTCGAAGAGATCGAGGCGGATGTCATCCGCCTCGCGATCGGCCATTATCGCGGCCGGATGAGCGAAGTCGCGCGGCGTTTGGGGATCGGTCGCTCGACGCTGTACCGCAAGCTCAGCGACCTCGGGATCGACACGGCGGCCTGA
- a CDS encoding aa3-type cytochrome c oxidase subunit IV has translation MAQQEMKAANETYTGFLSLLKVGSVLTAIVTVFVVLIIS, from the coding sequence ATGGCACAGCAGGAAATGAAGGCAGCGAACGAAACCTACACGGGTTTCCTGAGCCTGCTCAAGGTCGGGTCGGTCCTGACCGCGATCGTGACCGTTTTCGTCGTCCTCATCATCTCCTGA
- a CDS encoding NAD(P) transhydrogenase subunit alpha, with product MRIAVLKELAPGETRVAATPETVKKFIGLGAELAVESGAGEAASVADADYSAAGATVASRAEVLKGANIILAIQGPDPKGLSGFADGAWLAAGLNPFGERTRVDDYAKLGIEALAMEFMPRITRAQSMDILSSQANLAGYKAVLMAANAYGRAFPMMMTAAGTVSAAKAFVMGVGVAGLQAIATARRLGAQVSATDVRSATKEQIMSLGAKPIFVESVAGIEGEGAGGYATEMSEEYQKAQAELVSSHIAKQDIVITTALIPGRPAPRLISDAQLATMRSGSVIVDMAAESGGNVEGAVAGEAKKIHGVTVIGAKNIPSLMPADTSALFSRNLFNFLSAFWDKEAGKPVLDEEIGNAVRLTQGGKVVHERLLG from the coding sequence ATGCGCATCGCCGTCCTGAAGGAGCTCGCCCCCGGCGAGACCCGCGTCGCCGCGACCCCGGAAACCGTGAAGAAATTCATTGGCCTGGGCGCCGAACTTGCCGTCGAATCGGGAGCGGGCGAAGCCGCGTCGGTCGCTGATGCCGACTATAGCGCTGCGGGCGCCACGGTCGCATCGCGCGCCGAGGTGCTGAAGGGCGCGAACATCATCCTCGCGATCCAGGGCCCCGATCCCAAGGGGCTGAGCGGTTTTGCCGACGGCGCCTGGCTCGCCGCGGGGCTAAACCCCTTCGGCGAACGGACGCGCGTCGACGACTATGCCAAGCTCGGTATCGAGGCGCTGGCGATGGAATTCATGCCGCGCATCACGCGCGCGCAGTCGATGGACATCCTCTCCAGCCAGGCGAATCTCGCGGGCTACAAGGCGGTGCTGATGGCGGCGAACGCCTATGGCCGCGCCTTCCCGATGATGATGACCGCCGCGGGCACCGTCAGCGCCGCCAAGGCGTTCGTGATGGGCGTCGGCGTCGCGGGGCTCCAGGCGATCGCGACCGCGCGCCGCCTCGGCGCACAGGTCAGCGCGACCGACGTGCGCTCGGCCACCAAGGAACAGATCATGTCGCTCGGCGCCAAGCCGATCTTCGTCGAAAGCGTCGCGGGGATCGAGGGCGAGGGCGCGGGCGGCTATGCCACCGAAATGTCCGAGGAATATCAGAAGGCGCAGGCCGAACTGGTCTCCTCGCACATCGCCAAGCAGGACATCGTGATCACGACTGCGCTGATCCCAGGGCGCCCCGCCCCGCGGCTGATCAGCGATGCGCAGCTCGCGACGATGCGCAGCGGTAGCGTGATCGTCGACATGGCGGCCGAGAGCGGCGGCAATGTCGAGGGTGCGGTCGCGGGCGAGGCGAAGAAGATCCACGGCGTAACCGTGATCGGCGCGAAGAATATCCCGTCGCTGATGCCCGCCGACACCAGCGCCTTGTTCAGCCGTAACCTCTTCAACTTCCTCTCGGCCTTCTGGGACAAGGAAGCGGGCAAGCCCGTGCTCGACGAGGAAATCGGCAATGCCGTGCGCCTGACGCAGGGCGGCAAGGTCGTGCACGAGCGTCTGCTGGGGTGA